One Candidatus Acidiferrales bacterium genomic window carries:
- the def gene encoding peptide deformylase translates to MIYDIVKYGDAVLEKPAEPVATFDESLKKLVDDMFETMYAAQGVGLAAPQIGVNRRLLVIDVTSGERPEARLVLANPEILHVEGEVSQEEGCLSLPGFRAHVRRPKFVTVRARDVHGMWYEMKGEDMLARAFCHELDHLDGRLFIHHLSFLKRDMIKRKIKKKVKAGEW, encoded by the coding sequence ATGATTTACGACATCGTGAAGTACGGCGACGCGGTGCTGGAAAAACCCGCCGAGCCCGTCGCCACGTTTGATGAATCGCTCAAGAAGCTTGTGGACGACATGTTTGAGACCATGTACGCCGCTCAGGGGGTCGGGTTGGCAGCGCCCCAAATCGGCGTGAACCGGCGGTTGCTCGTGATTGATGTCACCTCGGGCGAGCGCCCCGAAGCAAGGCTCGTGCTCGCCAATCCGGAGATCCTGCACGTCGAGGGCGAAGTTTCCCAGGAGGAGGGTTGCCTGAGCCTGCCGGGCTTTCGCGCTCACGTGCGGCGGCCGAAATTTGTCACCGTGCGCGCCCGGGATGTCCACGGGATGTGGTACGAGATGAAAGGCGAAGATATGCTGGCCCGCGCCTTCTGCCACGAGCTGGACCACCTCGACGGCCGGCTCTTCATCCACCACTTGAGCTTCCTCAAGCGCGATATGATCAAGCGCAAAATC